One window of Microbacterium sp. Root61 genomic DNA carries:
- a CDS encoding fumarylacetoacetate hydrolase family protein, with protein sequence MRIMRIGAFGAERAAVAVGDDAFVDVSDVVAEVDGVWLAAGGIAALEPIVADRVAAGSIRPLGDARIGAPFARPQQILCIGLNYRKHAIETGAAIPEEPILFTKAPNTLVGPNDDVQIPRGASKTDWEVELGIVIGSRSSYLDTDEEARAAIAGYVVCNDVSERAFQLERGGQWTKGKSAETFNPAGPWLVTPDEVGDVNDLELWLNVNGERKQTGSTTDLIFDPFFIVRYLSQFMVLEPGDLINTGTPHGVGMGMTPQQWLKPGDIIELGITSLGQQRQRVLPPR encoded by the coding sequence ATGAGGATCATGCGGATCGGGGCGTTCGGTGCCGAGCGTGCGGCGGTCGCCGTAGGGGATGACGCATTCGTCGACGTATCGGATGTCGTCGCCGAGGTGGACGGCGTCTGGCTCGCCGCCGGGGGGATCGCGGCGCTGGAACCCATCGTCGCCGACCGGGTCGCGGCCGGGTCGATCCGACCGTTGGGTGACGCGCGCATCGGTGCGCCGTTCGCACGGCCGCAGCAGATCCTGTGCATCGGCCTGAACTACCGTAAGCACGCGATCGAGACGGGCGCCGCGATCCCCGAGGAGCCGATCCTCTTCACGAAGGCGCCCAACACCCTTGTCGGACCGAACGACGACGTGCAGATCCCGCGGGGGGCATCGAAGACAGACTGGGAGGTAGAGCTCGGCATTGTGATCGGCTCGCGATCCAGCTACCTGGATACCGACGAGGAGGCTCGAGCGGCGATCGCCGGCTACGTCGTGTGCAACGACGTGAGCGAACGGGCGTTCCAGCTCGAGCGCGGCGGGCAGTGGACGAAGGGCAAGTCGGCCGAGACGTTCAACCCGGCCGGACCGTGGCTGGTCACCCCGGACGAAGTGGGTGACGTGAACGATCTTGAGCTCTGGCTGAACGTGAACGGCGAGCGGAAGCAGACCGGCTCGACCACGGACCTCATCTTCGATCCGTTCTTCATCGTGCGGTACCTCAGTCAGTTCATGGTCCTGGAGCCGGGCGACCTCATCAACACGGGCACCCCGCACGGCGTCGGGATGGGGATGACCCCACAGCAATGGCTAAAGCCGGGCGACATCATCGAGCTCGGGATCACCAGCCTCGGCCAGCAACGCCAGAGGGTGCTCCCACCTCGCTGA
- a CDS encoding IclR family transcriptional regulator, producing MSEANYSIRSVQRVCDILDLVQANPDGLSLMDFAQATELPKSSVFRYLATLEGRGYVERNGDGDYRMGLALSGDRIDTVARRLLPQLEYLRDTLGETVNLGLLDGTRVAYLEIVESKASIRNAPRAGDREVIHATALGKVLAAKLPSSMVESILAQEGMARSTEHTITTVPAFMAELEKVREQGYAVDDEENEIGGRCVAVAVPSMTLPVAVSLSAPTSRLSREDVARVAETMKAVVARAAAFAETDQS from the coding sequence ATGAGCGAGGCGAACTACTCGATCAGGTCGGTGCAGCGCGTCTGCGACATCCTCGATCTCGTTCAAGCGAATCCCGACGGACTGAGCCTGATGGACTTCGCACAGGCCACGGAGCTGCCCAAGAGTTCGGTGTTCCGGTACCTGGCGACCCTGGAAGGTCGCGGATACGTGGAACGCAACGGAGACGGCGACTACCGGATGGGCCTCGCGCTGAGCGGGGATCGCATCGACACCGTCGCCCGACGCCTGCTCCCCCAACTGGAATACCTGCGCGACACCCTTGGCGAGACGGTCAACCTCGGCCTCCTCGACGGCACCCGCGTCGCCTACCTGGAGATCGTCGAGAGCAAGGCCTCGATACGCAATGCGCCACGTGCCGGCGATCGCGAGGTCATCCATGCGACTGCGCTCGGCAAGGTGCTGGCCGCGAAGCTGCCATCCAGCATGGTGGAGTCGATACTCGCGCAGGAGGGGATGGCGCGCTCTACCGAGCACACCATCACGACCGTGCCCGCGTTCATGGCCGAACTCGAGAAAGTGCGCGAGCAGGGCTACGCCGTGGACGACGAGGAGAACGAGATCGGCGGCCGATGCGTCGCGGTCGCCGTGCCGAGCATGACCCTTCCGGTGGCGGTGAGCCTGTCCGCCCCGACCAGCAGGCTCTCCCGCGAGGATGTCGCGCGCGTGGCGGAAACCATGAAGGCCGTCGTCGCCCGCGCCGCCGCGTTCGCGGAGACAGACCAGTCTTGA
- a CDS encoding LysR substrate-binding domain-containing protein has translation MFDPVLLRTFVALAETRSFTRAAAQLQISQPTVSQQIRRLEAAARRALVARDSRTVELTDNGEAMLGFAREILAAHDAAAAYFDTSAMRGRVRFGSADDLALTELPQILREFRRVHPQIDLSLTVGQSAALVKRLQAGQFDLVYVKQEPGLPTGHLVRRDRHIWVSHEDTRVDLDAPVPLIAYPAPSHSRAAAIQTLESVGRNWRITCNVRDVNGALAAVRAGIGIAVLPQAMVPADLVPASPTLGLPQLGEIDFTLLTNPRSAGGPVEALVAAIIRRAAK, from the coding sequence ATGTTCGACCCCGTGCTGCTGCGCACATTCGTGGCATTGGCCGAGACGCGGAGCTTCACACGGGCGGCAGCGCAGCTGCAGATCAGCCAGCCGACGGTCAGCCAGCAGATCAGGCGCCTCGAGGCCGCGGCCCGACGGGCTCTCGTCGCGAGGGACTCGCGGACGGTGGAACTGACCGACAACGGAGAGGCCATGCTCGGGTTTGCGCGCGAGATCCTCGCGGCGCATGACGCGGCGGCCGCCTACTTCGACACCTCGGCGATGCGGGGCCGAGTGCGATTCGGCTCGGCCGATGACCTCGCGCTCACGGAGCTGCCGCAGATCCTTCGGGAGTTCCGGCGCGTCCACCCTCAGATCGATCTCTCGCTCACCGTCGGGCAGAGCGCCGCGCTGGTGAAGCGGCTCCAGGCCGGGCAGTTCGACCTCGTTTACGTCAAGCAGGAGCCGGGGCTGCCCACGGGTCATCTCGTGCGACGCGATCGGCACATCTGGGTGTCGCACGAAGACACCCGCGTCGATCTCGACGCGCCTGTGCCGCTGATCGCGTATCCTGCGCCGAGCCACTCCCGCGCGGCTGCCATCCAGACGCTCGAGTCGGTCGGGCGCAATTGGCGCATCACCTGCAATGTCCGCGATGTCAACGGTGCGCTCGCCGCGGTCCGCGCCGGGATCGGCATCGCCGTGCTGCCGCAGGCGATGGTGCCCGCCGATCTGGTGCCGGCCAGTCCTACTCTCGGGCTGCCGCAGCTCGGCGAGATCGACTTCACGCTGCTGACGAACCCGCGATCGGCAGGCGGGCCGGTCGAAGCCCTCGTCGCGGCGATCATCCGTCGGGCGGCGAAGTGA
- a CDS encoding MFS transporter, with translation MAMMQEPSPATEPIPVAGSPGWRGARHTLAIRNYRFLLASMFTGFMAAWISRITQDWILLEMTQSVAAVGLAVTFQFAPILLLGLWGGVLTDRFPRLRIARIAQTMTVAGLLVLMLLLMLNALQVWHIYALAAVSGLAAVAESPARSALVTQIVPPNRLQAAIGLNATALHVASLIGAAGSGILIAVFGARWAVAFALLLAVIAWGMLACVRTSELQPVARAGGRSGMRAGIHYAYRKPTIRWSLILIAFIATFGMTHTVLYAAAARDVGFDSGAAGYGLYFAVSSAGAILGAVVSMGRRSIGMRSVLTCAIVFGATMLATAAAFTEPLFLVAIVCLSATRILCVTGIEALFQLSANPSMRGRVAALYFAIVAAGQCVGPLLIGWVAESVGLHTAFALAGGIPLVAACVLGIVVMRSRELRLRIDLRRPRRLIRIVPRTPVGPVADLVGSRPGLS, from the coding sequence ATGGCGATGATGCAGGAACCCAGCCCGGCAACGGAGCCGATCCCCGTCGCGGGTTCTCCCGGATGGCGCGGAGCGCGCCACACATTGGCGATCCGCAACTACCGCTTCCTCCTCGCATCGATGTTCACGGGGTTCATGGCGGCCTGGATCTCGCGCATCACCCAGGACTGGATCCTGCTGGAGATGACCCAGAGCGTCGCAGCCGTGGGGTTGGCGGTGACCTTCCAGTTCGCGCCGATACTACTTCTCGGTCTGTGGGGCGGGGTCCTCACCGACAGATTTCCCCGGCTGCGCATCGCCCGCATCGCGCAGACAATGACCGTCGCCGGACTGCTCGTGCTCATGTTGCTGCTCATGCTGAACGCCTTGCAGGTCTGGCACATCTACGCGTTGGCGGCGGTGTCGGGGTTGGCCGCGGTCGCCGAATCTCCGGCGCGTAGTGCGCTGGTCACGCAGATCGTCCCGCCGAATCGGCTGCAGGCGGCCATTGGATTGAACGCCACGGCCCTGCACGTGGCGTCGCTCATCGGCGCGGCGGGCAGCGGCATACTCATCGCCGTCTTCGGGGCACGATGGGCGGTGGCATTCGCGCTCCTGCTCGCGGTGATCGCGTGGGGCATGCTCGCGTGCGTCCGCACATCCGAGCTCCAGCCTGTGGCTCGGGCGGGCGGCCGGTCCGGAATGCGTGCAGGGATTCACTACGCGTATCGCAAGCCGACGATCCGATGGTCGCTGATCCTCATCGCGTTCATCGCGACCTTCGGCATGACGCACACTGTGCTGTACGCAGCGGCGGCGCGCGACGTCGGCTTCGACAGCGGCGCGGCCGGATACGGACTGTACTTCGCCGTGAGCTCCGCCGGAGCCATCCTCGGCGCCGTCGTCTCGATGGGCCGCCGCTCCATCGGGATGCGGTCGGTGCTAACCTGCGCGATCGTCTTCGGAGCGACCATGCTCGCGACCGCTGCAGCGTTCACCGAACCCTTGTTCCTCGTTGCGATCGTATGCCTCTCAGCCACACGCATCCTCTGCGTGACGGGGATCGAGGCGCTCTTCCAACTCTCGGCGAACCCGTCGATGCGCGGCCGGGTCGCTGCGCTGTACTTCGCGATCGTTGCCGCTGGTCAGTGCGTCGGCCCACTCCTGATCGGCTGGGTCGCCGAGAGCGTCGGGCTGCACACAGCGTTTGCGCTTGCCGGCGGCATACCGCTCGTGGCCGCGTGCGTGCTGGGCATTGTGGTCATGCGCTCACGCGAACTCCGGCTACGCATCGACCTCCGCCGGCCGCGCCGGCTGATCCGGATCGTTCCCCGCACGCCCGTCGGGCCGGTCGCCGACCTCGTCGGATCCCGTCCCGGCCTTTCCTGA